The sequence below is a genomic window from Cicer arietinum cultivar CDC Frontier isolate Library 1 chromosome 6, Cicar.CDCFrontier_v2.0, whole genome shotgun sequence.
TTTATTGAAAGCAAAACATAAGAGTTTGAAGTTTGTAAGCCATGCGAAGAAGAATCCTAAGGTTCCTGTTAAGTGAACAGAGGAAAAAGTGAGAGGAATGAAGAGATTGAGACAAATAATAGGAAGAAAACAAGTAAGTCTTTTTGTTCCTGGTTGAACAAATGTACGAATCCAATAACAGTAATATAAGGATATGATGACTAAGGGATACACCTTAATCAGATTCAACATGTTACTCTCCATAACTGTTCGATTTATTTGTTGAGCAACGATTACAATGGAGGTTTtggaaaattatatatatatatataatctttttaaacaatttggagatcttgttataattttaaaaattaaccataataatcaaaaatattaaaaactaaaatacaatatttgGGAATCTATATAATATTACGAAAACATTTACAATAtataacttaattatattttagaagtcacaaattattttaacaatatgCAATGGTCCAACTTGCATAgggtgtatatatataaaaaagttatatagaGATCTAGAAGATGAAATTCAATTCTTCTACACTAAAAACATCTTCAACGGTAAAGTCAACATGACATAGTGTGTTATATGTCTTAAAACAacttattcattttttactctacggtgaactcaatatgaatttattaaatatatcccacaattttaatttatacgctaatattttatatatttaattttgttacaacttaaaatattaatttaaatatttcaattaatattattatatatgtttttaatttaaatctaaaataaaattgaacttaaatttttatagcaacaataaaaattaaaaaaaaaaaagtaaacagtcataaaattattattattattaataaataaaaaagaagttaataatcataaattaataaaaaaaataaagtaatgatcataaatttattattattaataaattaataaaaaaaaataaaaattataaatttattattattaaattataaaaatattgttattttctaAGATACATGTGGTGAAAGTTTCACAAAACTCCAATaataaactcataaaaaaaattcaattttacttAATTCTAAGTTGACGTGCAATACCTTTGAGATGCTCTAAGATACCCAACCTGCGTTTGACTTTGAACACCTATCAGTATCAAGTTATGTGGAATTGACTTAAGAAAAGTAACATGCTCCAAATTTATTCCTGCGTGGAAACttccattttttttgttattactCCAAAATTGAATCTCGTTTGGGTGGAATCACATCTTGTCtcacattaattatttaattaaattttgacaaTTAAGATTTCAAagatttgaaattttgtataaaattcGTGATACGTAACCGTAGACATCATacttatttaattcaaatttaaatttatgttgttttagATAATTATAATTCTCATTGTTAGAATTTACCTCAAATTCAcaatacaaaatacataattaaatttcTCATCTTGATCAAATAAATGATTCaatggagaaaaaaattaaaaaaccaaaaaaacttaacaaacaaataagcaaataaaatataagaaaaaaaagatacaaTTGCGCAAAAAATTAACGAGGTTCGAATTAAGCAATGTGCTTTAATCTGCATCCTAGACAATCACTTTTATTCATTGATGTCTATAACCTTCTTCTCTTACATTTGAGAGGTACAATATTTCCTAACAAGTTACAATATTTCACTAACAAGTTATAATGaacaaaactgaagttaatagggttacactgagtatatatataagaaaatagaattgtctagaattgtctaaaatacccttactactaatatataataatattatctaacatctcccctcaaactcacgatgcattaacatgaagcatcgagagtttgtcaactaaaaaaaacgaaaacgtttaatggaatgcatctttgtgaacaaatcagcaatctgtaaagaagaagagacaaacagtAGAGtaggtaacgaggaggatcaacaatcgtaggaggtggttggacagccggggggacaagagggatgtcaccaaagaagaagcaacaatcaaagagaagaaccaagccaacaaaaaatcaaagagcaacaaccatatcaaaatcaacagataggaacaaccaaagaagtagcaccacgaaactaAATCCTAACAAACCAaagagcaacaaccatatcaaaatcaacagataggaaccaccaaagaagtagcaccacgaaaccaaatccaaacaaaccaaaccaaatagaaccaaacaaaactaaatcatatcaaaccaaactaaacaaagagagaagcaacaaagcaaatcactagagagattagcaatcaaacagaagaagcaacagacagagcgacaacacagaagatcaaattttcagcctcatccaagtatccaacccttcctagaaggtcaatcatacaaccataatgctcaatctgaggcacaattccaaatctctccatttctttgaagcatcttcttccttcctctaccaaaccacaatggttgcaaacagataacacactagtcattgttatctcattcggttcaaatccttcccgtaacattgctgcgaatacttctaacgcttccttcgcataaccattgacaccataaccatttatcaaCGCATTCCCCGACGAtgtatctttttcattcatctcctcaaaaagcaatttagcttttccaatttccccacattttgcatacatatcaaccaaagcatacacatgaacatcttcatcaagtTGGTTCCTTTGCACAAACCCACGAATCCAATCACCCAAATCCAAAGAACTCAAATCAGCAACAGCAGGAAGAACACTCACAACCGTCACTTTATTTATTTCCACATCCAAGCGTCCCCTCATTTCCCAAAACAACTGCAACGCATCCTGCGGTCGTCTATTCTCACAATATCCCCTAATCATCGCATTCCAACTAAGCACattcttgacaggcatacaatcaaacataaacctagccgccacaacatcatcatcctcacaataaccatgaaccatactagtccaagaaataacattcttatccttcatcttatcaaacaaatccctcgccaaataaatacaccccattttcacatacccatcaatcataacattagaagcagcaatatctctatcaggcataacatcaaaaagcttcctggccttactcatatccccacacctagcaaacccaacaataacagcagtccaagaaaccaaacttctcacaaacatttcaaccaaagaagtcccaacatacaaattaacacaaaacctatttttcaaaacaacacaatgaacctccaaaccttctctcaaagccatacaaataatgagacaaatacaatcactgagacaaaataaattagggataacctggtgctgtgcaagcacgatttctccccctaCAGACTCGTTttaccgatccgaccgttgaagacgaagacctgaatgttgtgaaccttttgtccaaaaatcagccaaatccaacggttaacgaatgcgcaatcgatgtttttgtgagactgatttaacaaaatcgggaacatggttactcttctcttttctcttttggtggttgccttttctatcaaaatagtctctctctcttctctacggtagatcccaggatgataattctcaatcatctcttcataacGATTAATCAAAATCCACCAATAACCATGCAAATAAACTTTACCACCCATTGTTCTTTTTAGCTCGGTTGGTTAGAGCGTCAAACCCTAATGGCTTGTGGAAAGGTTTATATAGAACCCTAATAAATCTACAAAGAAAGGGTAAAGCAGAATTGGGACACGGTTTAACGAAAAAAAATCTCActgaatattggaatgttagaaaagagaaactataattatattccctaattgtcgggaactcgacagcggaatagaggcgggGTCGGTCCAGGGGggtcgaaataggctctagataccatgttaacaaagaaaagatcgttcaaggaggatcgaaataggctctagataccatgttaacaatgaaaagaggaagaaagaggaagaagataaacaaccactctagggtttcataacatataatgaacaaaactgaagttaatagagttacactgagtatatatataagaaaatagaattgtctagaattgtctaaaatacccttactactaatatataataatattatctaacatctatAACCTTCTTCTCTTACATTTGAGAGGTACAATATTTCCTAACAAGTTACAATATTTCACTAAcaagttataatattttctcTCAAGTTTTCCAAGAGGTGGAATAATGATCTAGGAACTAACTAAAGTCTAAATTAAGAAACTACTCATAGCCAAAAGTAACGAACATAAACTCCTAAAAACAGAAGCAGATAGTTAGTTAGTTAACTAACTTGAACCTTCAAAACAGAAAGTTAACTAAAACTGATAAGTTGACTGGGCCAAAGCTCAACccatgaaaaaataaaaatctaaacttTTAGTcctctatataaaaaaacattactATATATAGTCAATCTTATTTGAGTGATTTCTATGAATTTTAGTTATTGAATTAATTACTTATTCTACATACTTGATCTGCTTACAGTGCTTCTTATTCATGTTCTTAAAATGATACTACAATATTAATGAGTTTGACTAGTGGCTTAGTGCAACGAAATTGATGTATATAAAGAAATTGACTAGTGGCTTAACTCTCATTTTTACGGTAGTGCTATCACTAGTTAAAAATAACTTGTTAAGGCGGTTTTGcgtaaaatttaatatcaaccaaaatttcataaataatcactattttatataaaactCATTTAAAACATAGAGCAAACAAActcatatatatatgtatagaaACTAGAGTAAATAAACTCAAAATACACCACTTAAAAATAGACTCTATATATCTACTAAATTTTACAATAGAACCTAATAATACCGACCCCATCTATATCACCAAAAATTACATAGACCACTCTCAAGGTTGAAAAGACTCTCACTCTTCAAATTATGTCGGATTAGTGTTTTATAACTTCTGCACCATGTTTGAAAACCACATAACCAAACAAACACACGGAGCATTACACAATTAAAGGCATCATGACTAACTCCATATTATAAAAACTTCAAGATATAGAACTAGGCTAAAATAGAGGAAAATGTCATTGTTTTAGGATAGCTAAACTATTAAAGTAGCATGACTGCGTCATATATTCTATGTTATCAACTACAAAATGCATAAGAAGATAGATAAATAaccaaaaacaaataaatgtaGTTAaatgtcaaataatttaaataaagaaataacaCATGTTAGTTagagtaataattaaattgttaagaagtagtgtatatatatatatcaactcAACATATGGTGAAAGCTCACACTTGACCATGCCAATAGCATCCTCCTCGttattctatatataaaaaaattccaaagtAATTTTGTCAATATAGAATCgtaaacttattttataattctcTAAAACTCCAAAAGTTGAAAGGAAGtgttattttctccattaaattGATCAATTCAATAGTGCAAATTTATCTTTTTCCTCATACAACTTATTGTTCTAAGatagaaaaataatgaatattcTTATACATAAACTCATTTGAAGTTGCTTCTAAATTTTCATCTCTTTCTATTTCAACATTACTGTTTATTTTTATCTCACATCTATGAACTTGACAGGTTAATATCATAagttatatataacaaatagaTTACAaactaaatacaaatttttatcaatgtCAACAACAATATAAAACACACTAACATAGCTTTACTTTTCTCCCTTATTTCACAAATGTAATCAATGtacaagaataaaaaataaatctaaaattaaaagaaaaaaaaaactgaccTAAAGCTAGTGGTGACAACGACAAACATAGTAAATAACGGAACAACACATACACAACAATGGCGACAATAATACCGACAGCAAACAATGGTGATAATAATGAACACATAGACAAATGGTGCAACAACAACTAACCACAAAAAACGCACAAGAACCTCGACGAAGGTGAAGAACGTAGAGGACGTCGATGAGGAAGTAGATAAATGGAGAAGAAGAAAGATGAAGCAAGAGCAATGGAGAGGGAGGAACAAACAAGAGTGAAACATAGAAAGATGGGTTTTTAGGGTTCTCAATCCATCGCAATCAAAACACTctgtgatatatattttttatcatcaatCTTAAATGGGTTATTGTTATAACCGACTTATTAACCTTCATGTATTTACACAATTGCTACCGCCTCATTTTTTAACTCGTTTATTTAAAAACCCGACTTAAACATGTACTAAacaattttaacatatttacaCAATTGCCGACTCACCTTTTTAATtcagtttatttaaaaaaaaaccgaGTTAAACATACCTCCGTCTCATTTGCTAATTGAGGTGATAGATAACCGACTTAACACTCATTATTAAAAACTCTATCTTGTATTAGTGATGGGAGATTACTTAATATAGGGGTGACCCAACATGTTATGAGGCATGAAGCGAAATTCTCAAGGGTCTTttcaaagttaataaataattattaatattttatttaataactataaaatTCTTTGgctgaaatcacaatatttcaAATCcattttctctaaatttttcaaaaaatgaaataagatCTTTCAACTGTTCTACGACAACATAATAACTCATCtagaattttccatcttttagttgaagaagaaaatagtaTTTATGTACGTTGTACCACTCAAAGAAGTCATGTTAGTAATGTACTCACTACTTGTTTTaagatttctcaatttatatttcttcaatctCTACTACCTTTATTAGTCAATTTACTTGTACGAAATAACATTAAATCATTTGCAACAAGAACAAAATGCTTATCCAAATAGCGTGTTTTTCTATTGACAACTTTTGAATGTAAAGTGACAAAGAAAGTGTTTTGAAGATTCATTCTTAGTAAAATCTATATCAATAAGTTTAATTGTACCTTCTTTCTACCCATAAATCTCTCAAACTTATATGAACAAACAATCATcgatattttcaattttagttatttatcttttgcaATTCAATAAAAGTTTCAACTTAACTTGATTCATATATTTGagttaatatttatattttagattatttattaaattaatataattaatatcgTATAAACTCAATTGctttaatattaattgagacaatgttaaatttatataaaattttatacgtTTTAGTTTTCAGAATATTTGTACCTGAGAgaactttttattaaataaaaaaaataaaaaattaaaccttttattaaataaatttttttatttttaagaatatgTAAAGGAGTTACTTTAGTGGTTTTACCCTTAGTCAGACTTTCACCCATCGAAGAAAGTAGATTAAATGGGGTAGTTAATCTGTTTAAAGTAGACAGAGACCTAAGTGAAACTATTTGACATTTCGATCCAATGTGATTCAACTACATGATGTAGGTTTTTATAATTTAGTAAGTGTAATATAATATATCCTTTAAACAAATtgtaatgtaatattttatttaaatggcAAAGCATGAGCCAAATATTCAACAGCAACTTAATCCTAGTACGCAACAATagattgttttaataaaatactagTATCGCAATATCAAGTCAATTTAATGCATAGCGCATTCGCATGGAACGGAAATTATTAGACGTGTAAAGTTGTTACACCATCGTTTAATTACGATTTAATTTATCAAacgatttttaaattaattattaaatgtttTGTCGACGTAAACAATTATTATTGGTTGTTTATGTAAAAGAGATTTAGACCGATAATGAATCTCCtgtgaattctattaaaaattGGATTCGTTGGTTTacgattttaaaaaaatggtttttgtaataatatctttataattttatgtatttcattaatttgttataatttttttaataatgaaatttcaaaaaataattaaaataaaaaactatttcataaaaattatttttaaaagatatatttttttaaaaaatttaattttcattatattaaaatttttaataataaatatctaagttaatgaatgtcaaaattattattttttaattaacaaaaacaagtttaaaacaacttatataatttttaagtaaattatcataaaaaaacattttgaaaaatataaaattaaaatcaccttttaaaaattttaatctaGGGGATCTGTTTATGCTTTGTTTGGATGAGATGAGAAAGTGAAATAAAAAGGaaagtaaataaaaagaatgttgAAGGAATAAAAGTAGATAAAAAGTGAgatgattttttaattgtttgataAGATAAAAAGtgagagaaagaaaaacatatatttaaaaaattatataaataccCGTTTATAAAAATGATGGTACTTGTTTTAGTTGAACTTTTTTGTCTTCTCCTAACCATCTTTCCATTGAACTTCTCTCCAGCTTTAGATGGAAACATTTTAATGTGAGCCCTATTATAAACTTTCTTTCTTTCCTCTTTTTTCATGCAAACTAAACTATGAAAAAAGATTGAAATTTAAACTTTCTTTCTAATATCTTTCTCTCCAATTAAGCACTATTAGTGAAAATGACAACACTTCCcccttaaaaaagaaaaaaaaaaccaattatCTTCATCATATCAATGTTTACCAACGATATTAATTACTCCTCATGATTCGACCACATGGTCCACATCCGTTGGTTTGTGCTAAATTCACATATCACGTGTCTCTCCTATTGATAGTAAAATAAACAAAGAAATTCTTGTGAATTTAACGTGTGTATTTAAACTATTAtgcttatacaaatattttttaaataattaaaagtcaATTAGGGATATAATTTCCCAATAATTGCCTCCAAATataaatgagtttttttaatGGTAATATTAGCGAATTGAGATCttcatcatttaaaaaaaaatataattattatagttttttgtGTATAAATTTAATAACTATGTTTTAAGAATTTGTGCGAATATAAACACAAAactataaaaatagaaagaaatagAGAGAGTGAGAAATAACTAAGATTGTAACTCAGTATAAATGAACCTCACTTATTTAAATTGTAGGTTATTAATTTAGTCTTTTAACtctaaaatagtttaatttgttctctgaatttatatttgttaatacaaattaatttattcgtccataattgttaatcaaattcaaatttgtatGTTTTCCCGtaaaaaaagtcaaatatatatatacatatatataataacatatcaaattagggtttgcgccaaaaaaaatataagccaaaaataaaaggaaatgaATAAaccaacaataaaaataatataatatcacCGTGTTGCAAGTTTTCACCTTTGTCATTCTCCCATTCACGTCTCAAGttttcatcaattcattttcatGTCCTCATGTTTAAGCCCCACACACACACCCCTTTAATCTCTCTACCTGTAACCCACCCAAACCCATTAAGTGTTTTCTTCTAAGCCATCAAGTGTGAGGTATCTTGAAATTTAGACCTACTTAATAAAGGTTGTTGTTAGACTACAAGAGGTTTCTTTACTTGTTATGACTTGTCAATTACATATTTAAGTGAGATTGAATATAATTAGGTCTTATAAGTGGTGTCTTACTTACCATGATTCACATGTACTACTTCCTTCACACAATTAAATGTACTTAACATATGAATCATAGTAACATCATATAATATGTTAAGACTCTAGAAATAATCATTTCTAAATAAAGAACTTATTAATCtctcaaataaaatcaaaacatgCACCGAAAATGCAGAacttatcaattatatattgtGTTATTAAAAGTAAGAATGTTTCTACAATATCAAATGAACTTgagttttattaaaatttaatacgTAGGTCCTTCAAATACATATGTCCACtgctatatttttattttgtcaaaaatcaaTATTACAAAATACAGAAAAATCATGACATTTTTGGATCAGGCACAAAAATTTTCCATCACACATTGTTCATGGTATATAGGATCATAGGAACACATTCAAAATTcaccaaattttatatttaaagtcCTAATACCTATATAAATAATGTCCTATTGGTTCCATGTCAAAATAGTATACTAAACTCTCCTAGTAAAACAAACTGTGGCATATataatttaagagaaaaatcaGAAAATTACAAACACTCACTTCAAACATGTTTTTAAGTCATTCGATTCAAGATACAATTATAGATAATTAAGTACTCAATTATAGTCTGTCTAACATCCGTGAAGCTCTATAACTTAGACACATGCATTCATATCAAGTTATTATTGAGAGCAACGGTGAACACATATACTTTAACTAAGACATAATCTTGGTAAACATTCATCAATCACCTTGGGTGCATATAACTAAATCTACAATATCCAATTTATAAAAAGAACACCTAAAACCAAATCACATACATTCCCAAGAGTCATAAGCACATCTAAGAGATGTTTTAAGAGGATTTTATATTACTTTATAGACTTAGAGATAAAGTTAGCATAAGAGTAAGACTACTAAAACAACTATTTTAGATAAGGGAGATTTGTTGCATATATGTTGATTGGAGTGCGACATTATGTGAGTCTTAGTGGGTGCGATAGAAAAGGGCACTAGTTTGGCACTAATGTAGAGTTTCTATAatgtcttatatttttattttattttattttattctgaGTATTGATTGTAGTTATTATTAATAGGCTCTTGGTTATTTTATAGTTGAAATATTGATTCTTTTACCAATATGTTGAAATActatttaaattaaactaaacaaaatAAAGTATAACTTTCAAGCAAACATATTTTGTagttaagttaaaaaatatgatatgtaGGTGAaggaaaaatgtaaaatatcaaaacgtaaaattataacaataacATTTTGCGATGAACAATGACTTTGCAGTATTTGTAGATTTTACATTGGTCGAGccattgttaatttttattttgttgttgttgttttttttttaatatatatatttactaatttcAATGCATAATTTAACATTAGAaattagtttcaatttttttttcatcttctaatttgttacttttaattaatttgtttgttccaatactttttttaatttattttcatttttaatttatttaactttaaccttggattgtatttttatttcttttgttgtaatataatatattgttgttatatttttatttattaaaatataaataagaaactGGGATGTATTTCCTATGCAAAAACTTTTACACAACAAGAAAATACTCATTATGTGgccaattttgtaaatattttgtggtAGAAAAAAatcctcacaaattagtgatcGAAAACCCctcacaaatactaaaattcaaattgattgTTATTTGCGACTGAAAAAGTccttacaaattaaaaatattttttttggctGATTGTgacctttgtggcggccaaaaatGGTCACAAAATTATGGGAGGGAAAAGTAATTTGAATTTGTGGCAGCAAATATCCTCACA
It includes:
- the LOC101503846 gene encoding pentatricopeptide repeat-containing protein At2g44880-like; this translates as MALREGLEVHCVVLKNRFCVNLYVGTSLVEMFVRSLVSWTAVIVGFARCGDMSKARKLFDVMPDRDIAASNVMIDGYVKMGCIYLARDLFDKMKDKNVISWTSMVHGYCEDDDVVAARFMFDCMPVKNVLSWNAMIRGYCENRRPQDALQLFWEMRGRLDVEINKVTVVSVLPAVADLSSLDLGDWIRGFVQRNQLDEDVHVYALVDMYAKCGEIGKAKLLFEEMNEKDTSSGNALINGYGVNGYAKEALEVFAAMLREGFEPNEITMTSVLSVCNHCGLVEEGRRCFKEMERFGIVPQIEHYGCMIDLLGRVGYLDEAENLIFCVVALSVASSV